The Euphorbia lathyris chromosome 3, ddEupLath1.1, whole genome shotgun sequence genome contains a region encoding:
- the LOC136223232 gene encoding triacylglycerol lipase OBL1-like, with product MATAVASAATSNEESSAPSFLIINPNKGSKRDIVKYLLLKDVKSGMNFLESSDEEIKSKAVLDQWWKVLVSIIMSKILQLLDKPMEYLCYAVEFFLNLLSQNHGFLRLLYNLFNGIVKKPKRGSEDFLSMIGHVDPRVELYKTRILSEKVDNYIASDVAKIKTDLGDKYLMDLCVMAAKIVYENKNVVQNVVDNYWKMHFVAFYDCWIEKQQESNTQVFICCDKPKDASLIVVSFRGTEPLNAQDWITDFNLSWYEIPKVGKVHVGFLEALGLGTRNDPSTFQTHLAKHESEAKMKELAKKRAYYAVVSKVKELLKEHVDAKIVVTGHSLGAALAILFTSVLVIKEETEMLDRLLNCYTFAQPRIGDSKFGAFMEAYLNYPATRYFRVVYCNDMVPRVVADDNVFFNFKHFGTCIYYDSCYFGELMEEVPNKNYFSLLHAIPMWVNAYWELFRSLWLCYIYGPDYKESWCSTLFRMVGLLVPGIAAHSPVDYVNSVRLGRDKLFTPSLALKSFVVKS from the exons ATGGCTACTGCTGTTGCTTCTGCTGCAACTAGTAATGAGGAGAGTAGTGCTCCAAGCTTTCTGATAATAAATCCTAATAAGGGAAGTAAGAGAGACATAGTGAAGTATTTGTTGCTGAAAGATGTCAAGAGTGGAATGAATTTCTTAGAAAGTTCAGATGAAGAAATTAAGAGTAAAGCTGTTCTTGATCAATGGTGGAAAGTGTTGGTTTCAATCATCATGTCCAAAATCCTCCAACTTCTTGATAAGCCAATGGAATACTTGTGTTACGCAGTTGAATTCTTTCTCAATCTTCTTTCTCAAAATCATGGATTTCTTCGCCTACTCTACAACTTATTTAATg GAATTGTGAAGAAACCAAAGAGAGGTTCGGAGGATTTCTTGAGCATGATAGGGCACGTAGATCCTAGAGTTGAACTGTACAAGACTAGAATCTTATCAGAGAAAGTGGATAATTATATAGCCTCAGATGTTGCAAAGATAAAAACTGATCTGGGTGACAAATATCTAATGGACCTTTGCGTTATGGCAGCCAAAATTGTTTATGAGAATAAGAATGTTGTTCAAAATGTGGTTGATAATTACTGGAAG ATGCACTTTGTCGCCTTCTACGACTGCTGGATTG AGAAGCAACAAGAAAGCAACACGCAAGTGTTCATATGCTGTGACAAGCCAAAAGATGCAAGCTTGATAGTAGTAAGTTTCAGAGGAACAGAACCCTTAAATGCACAAGATTGGATTACTGATTTCAATTTGTCCTGGTACGAAATCCCCAAAGTCGGAAAAGTCCACGTCGGATTCCTAGAAGCTCTGGGTTTGGGTACCAGAAATGATCCTTCTACTTTCCAAACTCACCTTGCCAAGCATGAATCCGAGGCcaaaatgaaagaattagcCAAGAAAAGAGCTTACTATGCTGTCGTTTCGAAAGTTAAGGAGCTATTGAAAGAGCACGTAGATGCAAAAATTGTAGTCACAGGACACAGCTTAGGGGCAGCACTTGCTATATTATTCACAAGTGTGCTTGTAATTAAGGAAGAGACCGAAATGCTTGACAG GTTGCTGAATTGCTACACCTTCGCGCAGCCAAGAATCGGAGACTCAAAATTTGGAGCTTTCATGGAGGCTTATCTGAACTACCCTGCTACGAGATATTTTAGGGTGGTTTACTGCAACGATATGGTTCCCAGGGTTGTTGCCGACGACAATGTCTTTTTTAACTTCAAGCATTTTGGAACATGTATTTATTATGATAGTTGCTACTTTGGCGAG TTGATGGAGGAGGTGCCAAACAAGAATTACTTTTCATTGTTGCATGCAATACCGATGTGGGTGAATGCATATTGGGAGCTTTTTAGAAGTCTTTGGTTATGTTATATATATGGTCCTGATTACAAGGAGAGTTGGTGCAGCACTTTGTTCAGGATGGTAGGACTTTTGGTTCCAGGTATTGCTGCACATAGCCCTGTGGATTATGTGAATTCTGTTAGGCTTGGAAGGGATAAATTATTTACTCCTTCCCTTGCTTTGAAAAGCTTCGTTGTCAAATCCTAA
- the LOC136223615 gene encoding triacylglycerol lipase OBL1-like — protein sequence MAAVSALATSEETSAPIYLILNPNKGRKRDIVKYFLLKDVKSGMSFLESSDEEIKSKTAIDQWWKVLLTLIITKILQLFDKPMEYLSYIVEFFLNLLSLNGGFFGILYNLFHGNLRKPKRGSKDFLSMIGHVDDRIELYKTRIVSEKVDNYIASDVAKIKSDLGDKYLMDLCIMASKIVYENKEVVQNVVDNYWEMHFVAFYDCWIESQKESNTQVFICCDKEVDANLIVISFRGTEPLTAQDWITDFDFSWYEIPKVGKVHIGFLEALGLGSRSDPATFQTHLAKHETDFFHLQGESMAKMKELAKKRAYYTVVLKLTELLEKHKNAKFVVTGHSLGGALAILFPSVLVIQEEREILDRLLNVYTFGQPRVGDTKFAGFMEAYINYPETRYFRVVYCNDMVPRVPFDDKVLFAFKHFGTCIHYDSWYFGELMEEAPNKNYLSLWYAIPMWINAYWEMFRSLILHYIHGPDYKETWCSTLFRIAGFFIPGLSAHSPVDYVNSVRLGRDKLFIPSLSLESFVLKS from the exons ATGGCTGCTGTTTCTGCTCTTGCTACTAGTGAAGAGACTAGTGCTCCAATATACCTTATACTAAATCCTAATAAGGGAAGAAAGAGAGACATAGTGAAGTATTTTTTGCTGAAAGATGTAAAGAGTGGAATGAGTTTCTTAGAAAGTTCAGATGAAGAAATTAAGAGTAAAACAGCTATTGATCAATGGTGGAAAGTGTTGCTTACACTCATCATTACCAAAATCCTCCAACTTTTTGATAAGCCAATGGAATACTTGTCTTACATAGTTGAATTCTTCCTCAATCTTCTTTCTCTTAATGGTGGCTTTTTTGGCATACTCTACAACTTATTCCATG GAAATCTGAGGAAACCGAAAAGAGGTTCGAAGGATTTCTTGAGCATGATAGGGCACGTAGATGATAGAATTGAGCTGTATAAGACTAGAATCGTATCAGAGAAAGTGGATAATTATATAGCCTCAGATGTTGCAAAGATAAAATCTGATCTGGGTGACAAATATCTGATGGACCTTTGCATTATGGCTTCTAAAATTGTTTATGAGAATAAGGAAGTTGTTCAAAATGTTGTTGATAATTACTGGGAG ATGCACTTTGTTGCCTTCTACGACTGCTGGATTG AGAGCCAAAAAGAAAGCAACACCCAAGTGTTCATATGTTGTGACAAGGAAGTAGATGCAAACTTGATCGTAATAAGTTTCCGGGGAACGGAGCCCTTAACTGCCCAAGATTGGATTACTGATTTCGATTTTTCCTGGTATGAAATCCCTAAAGTTGGAAAAGTCCATATCGGATTCTTAGAAGCTTTGGGATTGGGTAGCAGAAGTGATCCTGCCACTTTCCAAACTCACCTTGCCAAGCATGAAACAGACTTTTTCCATCTGCAAGGCGAATCCATGGCCAAAATGAAGGAACTCGCTAAGAAAAGAGCTTACTATACTGTGGTATTGAAACTTACAGAGCTATTAGAGAAGCACAAGAATGCGAAATTCGTAGTCACCGGACATAGCTTAGGGGGAGCACTTGCTATATTATTCCCAAGTGTGCTTGTGATTCAAGAAGAGAGGGAAATTCTTGACAG GTTGCTAAATGTTTACACCTTCGGGCAGCCAAGGGTTGGAGATACAAAATTTGCGGGCTTTATGGAAGCTTATATAAACTATCCCGAAACGAGATATTTCAGGGTTGTTTACTGCAATGATATGGTTCCCAGAGTTCCTTTTGACGACAAGGTCTTGTTTGCCTTCAAGCATTTTGGAACATGTATTCACTATGACAGTTGGTACTTTGGCGAG TTGATGGAGGAGGCGCCAAACAAGAATTACCTTTCATTATGGTATGCGATACCGATGTGGATTAATGCATATTGGGAGATGTTTAGAAGTCTCATTTTACATTATATACATGGACCTGATTATAAGGAGACTTGGTGCAGCACTTTGTTTAGGATAGCAGGATTTTTTATCCCTGGTCTTTCTGCTCATAGCCCTGTGGATTATGTCAATTCTGTTAGGCTTGGAAGGGATAAATTATTTATTCCTTCCCTCTCTTTGGAAAGCTTTGTTCTCAAATCCTAA